One part of the Anaeromyxobacter sp. Fw109-5 genome encodes these proteins:
- the cydB gene encoding cytochrome d ubiquinol oxidase subunit II translates to MDLQVLWFALLGVLLAGYAVLDGFDLGVGTLYLLARRDEQRRVLLNSIGPVWDGNEVWLVTFGGALFAAFPRAYATTFSALYTPFMLLILALIFRAVAIEFRSRRPSRAWRTTWDVAFFAASALSPLLFGAAIANLMRGLPVRADGEAQIALLGLLSPYALLVGAFTLSLFALHGATWLLLKTEGELHEDVRRWAWTAAGVFSTLYLLTTIFTLVAIPRATANLAELRWGWVVVVLNVLAAGNVPRAVYLRRYGQAFVSSAATIVALVVLFGLAQWPNLVTSTLDPAFSITIRNGSSTAPTLRNMAIIAAMGMPFVLGYTGLIYWVFRGKVREGEHRGGHGY, encoded by the coding sequence ATGGACCTGCAGGTGCTCTGGTTCGCCCTCCTCGGCGTGCTGCTCGCGGGCTACGCGGTGCTCGACGGGTTCGACCTCGGGGTCGGCACGCTCTACCTCCTCGCCCGCCGCGACGAGCAGCGGCGGGTGCTGCTGAACTCCATCGGGCCGGTGTGGGACGGGAACGAGGTGTGGCTCGTCACGTTCGGCGGCGCGCTGTTCGCGGCGTTCCCGCGCGCCTACGCGACGACCTTCAGCGCGCTCTACACCCCGTTCATGCTGCTCATCCTGGCCCTCATCTTCCGGGCCGTCGCCATCGAGTTCCGCAGCCGGCGGCCGTCGAGGGCGTGGCGCACGACCTGGGACGTCGCCTTCTTCGCGGCGAGCGCGCTCTCGCCGCTGCTGTTCGGCGCGGCCATCGCGAACCTCATGCGCGGCCTGCCGGTGCGGGCGGACGGCGAGGCGCAGATCGCGCTGCTCGGGCTCCTCTCCCCGTACGCGCTGCTCGTCGGCGCCTTCACGCTCTCCCTGTTCGCCCTGCACGGCGCGACCTGGCTGCTCCTCAAGACCGAGGGCGAGCTGCACGAGGACGTGCGCCGCTGGGCCTGGACCGCGGCGGGGGTGTTCTCGACGCTCTACCTGCTCACCACCATCTTCACGCTCGTGGCCATCCCGCGCGCCACCGCGAACCTCGCCGAGCTCCGCTGGGGGTGGGTGGTGGTGGTGCTGAACGTGCTCGCCGCCGGCAACGTGCCACGCGCCGTGTACCTGCGGCGGTACGGCCAGGCGTTCGTGTCGTCCGCGGCGACCATCGTCGCGCTCGTCGTGCTGTTCGGCCTCGCGCAGTGGCCGAACCTCGTGACGTCGACGCTGGATCCAGCCTTCTCCATCACCATCCGCAACGGCTCCTCCACCGCGCCGACGCTCCGCAACATGGCCATCATCGCGGCCATGGGGATGCCGTTCGTCCTCGGCTACACCGGCCTCATCTACTGGGTGTTCCGCGGGAAGGTCCGCGAGGGCGAGCACCGCGGCGGGCACGGGTACTGA
- a CDS encoding four helix bundle protein — protein MANTLASLADAARSTVPSSRSRNSSPVRVLPHHKLHAFAVARDLLLAVLGSPIRDAKLRDEAIRSAKSACLNTAEGAGRVTRGDKARAFAIARAETVEAAAAVEIAALCGDTSAAHAEEVARIADRLVAMLTGLVR, from the coding sequence ATGGCCAACACCCTCGCTTCCCTTGCAGACGCAGCCCGCTCCACCGTCCCCTCCTCCCGCTCCCGCAATTCTTCCCCCGTCCGCGTCCTCCCTCACCACAAGCTCCACGCGTTCGCCGTCGCCCGCGACCTGCTCCTCGCCGTCCTCGGTTCGCCCATCCGCGACGCGAAGCTCCGTGACGAGGCCATCCGCTCGGCCAAGTCGGCCTGCCTCAACACGGCGGAGGGCGCCGGGCGAGTGACGAGGGGCGACAAAGCCCGCGCGTTCGCCATCGCCCGCGCCGAGACCGTCGAGGCCGCGGCGGCGGTCGAGATCGCGGCGCTGTGCGGGGACACCTCCGCCGCCCACGCGGAGGAGGTGGCTCGGATCGCGGACCGCCTCGTGGCGATGCTGACGGGGCTGGTGCGCTAG
- a CDS encoding four helix bundle protein: MPNTVLVQLKPGSVSTPSPTPFPFQTLDVYRCARELAVRVHRAHLSDAELRDHATRAAKSAFLNLSEGLPDDRVAMRRKYFLASDGSLHEVVAAVDLAAAIGAVQETDAAEILALADRLRAMLRGLLRRAPTR; this comes from the coding sequence ATGCCAAACACCGTTCTCGTCCAGCTGAAGCCCGGTTCCGTTTCCACTCCCTCCCCCACACCCTTCCCCTTCCAGACCCTCGACGTCTACCGCTGCGCCCGAGAGCTCGCGGTGCGCGTTCATCGCGCCCACCTCTCCGACGCGGAGCTCCGCGATCACGCCACCCGCGCGGCCAAGAGCGCGTTCCTGAACCTCAGCGAGGGACTCCCCGACGATCGCGTCGCCATGCGGCGCAAGTACTTCCTCGCCTCCGACGGCTCGCTCCACGAGGTCGTCGCGGCGGTGGACCTCGCAGCCGCCATCGGGGCGGTCCAGGAGACCGACGCAGCCGAGATCCTCGCCCTCGCCGACCGGCTCCGGGCCATGCTGCGAGGGCTGCTCCGCAGGGCCCCCACGCGCTGA
- a CDS encoding adenosine-specific kinase, with product MELSSVRIDKPDDLNVIVGQAHFIKTVEDLHEVLAGSSPHLRFGLAFCESSGPRLVRRSGNEPELVELAVRNAEAIGAGHSFVVFLRDGFPVNVLNALKLVPEVCTIFCATANAVEVLVAQTDGGRGILGVVDGGAPLGVEGEGQVAERRELLRRFGYKL from the coding sequence ATGGAGCTCTCTTCCGTCCGCATCGACAAGCCCGACGACCTGAACGTGATCGTCGGCCAGGCGCACTTCATCAAGACCGTGGAGGACCTGCACGAGGTGCTGGCCGGTTCCTCGCCGCACCTCCGCTTCGGCCTCGCGTTCTGCGAGTCGTCTGGGCCGCGCCTCGTGCGCCGGTCGGGGAACGAGCCCGAGCTCGTCGAGCTGGCGGTGCGGAACGCCGAGGCCATCGGCGCCGGCCACTCGTTCGTGGTGTTCCTCCGCGACGGCTTCCCGGTGAACGTGCTGAACGCGCTCAAGCTCGTGCCGGAGGTGTGCACGATCTTCTGCGCTACCGCGAACGCGGTGGAGGTCCTCGTCGCCCAGACCGACGGCGGGCGCGGGATCCTCGGCGTCGTGGACGGCGGGGCGCCGCTCGGCGTGGAAGGCGAGGGGCAGGTCGCCGAGCGCAGGGAGCTGCTCCGGCGCTTCGGCTACAAGCTGTGA
- a CDS encoding ABC transporter substrate-binding protein — protein MAKDGSRGLTRRDLLKAAGAGAIAAAAGSAGRARAQPKTLKIVQWSHFIPAYDKWFDGVFCKRWGEKNGTQVIVDHIAIGEINARAAAEVSAQRGHDLFMFLSPPAAYEKQVIDHSEIYQAVEKKWGKVIDLGHKSTFNPKTKKYFAFSDSYVPDPGNYRQDLWSQVGFPKGPDTWEDVRKGGKAIKDKFGNPVGIGLSQELDTNMAMRALMWSFGASEQDAEGRVTINSPQTIESLKFMRALFKEAETSEVFTWDPSSNNRGILAGKLSFVCNAISVTRTAEKENPDMSKKLQIVPAPKGPVRRMAAEHVMDCYAIWKFAENKEGAKQFLADYIDAFGEAFKQSEFYNFPCFPKTVPDLKQQIANDPKGVPPDKYNVLGDVLEWATNVGYPGYASAAVDEAFNTFVIPTMFAKVARDELSPEDSVRAAEKELKRIWDKWKTA, from the coding sequence ATGGCCAAGGACGGATCGCGCGGCCTGACGCGCAGGGATCTCTTGAAGGCGGCCGGAGCGGGCGCCATCGCGGCGGCGGCGGGGAGTGCCGGGCGCGCGCGCGCGCAGCCGAAGACGCTCAAGATCGTGCAGTGGAGCCACTTCATCCCAGCCTACGACAAGTGGTTCGACGGCGTGTTCTGCAAGCGGTGGGGGGAGAAGAACGGCACGCAGGTGATCGTCGATCACATCGCGATCGGCGAGATCAACGCGCGGGCGGCGGCCGAGGTGTCGGCGCAGCGCGGTCACGATCTGTTCATGTTCCTGTCGCCGCCCGCCGCGTACGAGAAGCAGGTCATCGACCACTCGGAGATCTACCAGGCGGTGGAGAAGAAGTGGGGCAAGGTCATCGACCTCGGCCACAAGTCCACCTTCAACCCGAAGACGAAGAAGTACTTCGCCTTCTCCGACAGCTACGTGCCGGATCCGGGCAACTACCGTCAGGACCTCTGGTCGCAGGTCGGGTTCCCGAAGGGACCCGACACCTGGGAGGACGTGCGCAAGGGCGGCAAGGCCATCAAGGACAAGTTCGGCAACCCCGTCGGCATCGGGCTCTCGCAGGAGCTCGACACGAACATGGCCATGCGCGCGCTGATGTGGTCGTTCGGCGCGTCGGAGCAGGACGCCGAGGGGCGCGTGACGATCAACTCGCCGCAGACCATCGAGTCGCTCAAGTTCATGCGCGCGCTCTTCAAGGAGGCCGAGACGAGCGAGGTCTTCACCTGGGACCCTTCGTCCAACAACCGCGGGATCCTCGCGGGCAAGCTGTCCTTCGTCTGCAACGCCATCTCGGTGACGCGCACCGCCGAGAAGGAGAACCCGGACATGTCGAAGAAGCTCCAGATCGTGCCCGCGCCGAAGGGTCCGGTGCGCCGCATGGCGGCCGAGCACGTGATGGACTGCTACGCGATCTGGAAGTTCGCCGAGAACAAGGAGGGCGCGAAGCAGTTCCTGGCCGACTACATCGACGCGTTCGGCGAGGCGTTCAAGCAGAGCGAGTTCTACAACTTCCCGTGCTTCCCGAAGACCGTCCCCGACCTGAAGCAGCAGATCGCGAACGATCCGAAGGGCGTCCCGCCCGACAAGTACAACGTGCTCGGCGACGTGCTCGAGTGGGCGACCAACGTCGGCTATCCCGGCTACGCGTCCGCCGCGGTGGACGAGGCGTTCAACACGTTCGTCATCCCCACCATGTTCGCGAAGGTGGCGCGTGACGAGCTGTCGCCCGAGGACTCGGTGCGGGCGGCGGAGAAGGAGCTGAAGCGCATCTGGGACAAGTGGAAGACGGCCTGA
- a CDS encoding ABC transporter ATP-binding protein — protein sequence MAVVETRKLTKVFKKGEEGAVNDVDLVTRDGEFLVFLGPSGSGKSTLLRMIAGLEEPTRGEVLIGGNVVTELPPRARGIAMVFQSYALYPHLSVEQNIGFPLKAHGVAKEARRERVGWAAELLGIRHLLARKPRELSGGERQRVALARALVREPTVFLLDEPLSNLDAKLRASAREELTAFHKRVRTTTIYVTHDQVEAMAMGNRIVVLDKGVVRQIGTPREVYDEPADTFVATFLGSPPMNLVEDSDFVAGFRPESVVPAAMVHGPSAPVRLRVRLVEYLGSERILHGVIEGGRFDGRKVVSRVATAASGELGEGAVHDFAVPASEVKFFDRATGKRCPPRELSWR from the coding sequence GTGGCCGTCGTCGAGACGCGCAAGCTCACGAAGGTGTTCAAGAAGGGGGAGGAGGGCGCCGTCAACGACGTAGACCTGGTCACGCGGGACGGCGAGTTCCTGGTGTTCCTCGGCCCCTCGGGCTCGGGCAAGTCGACGCTCCTCAGGATGATCGCCGGGCTCGAGGAGCCGACGCGGGGCGAGGTGCTCATCGGAGGCAACGTCGTCACGGAGCTCCCGCCGCGGGCGCGCGGCATCGCGATGGTGTTCCAGAGCTACGCGCTCTACCCGCACCTCTCGGTCGAGCAGAACATCGGCTTCCCGCTGAAGGCGCACGGCGTGGCGAAGGAGGCGCGCCGCGAGCGGGTGGGCTGGGCCGCGGAGCTGCTCGGCATCCGGCACCTCCTCGCGCGCAAGCCGCGCGAGCTCTCGGGCGGCGAGCGCCAGCGCGTGGCGCTCGCGCGCGCGCTCGTGCGCGAGCCGACCGTGTTCCTGCTCGACGAGCCGCTCTCCAACCTGGACGCGAAGCTCCGCGCCTCCGCGCGCGAGGAGCTCACCGCCTTCCACAAGCGCGTGCGCACCACCACCATCTACGTCACGCATGACCAGGTCGAGGCGATGGCGATGGGCAACCGGATCGTGGTGCTGGACAAGGGCGTCGTCCGCCAGATCGGGACCCCGCGCGAGGTCTACGACGAGCCAGCCGACACCTTCGTCGCGACGTTCCTCGGCTCCCCGCCGATGAACCTGGTCGAGGACTCGGACTTCGTCGCCGGGTTCCGGCCGGAGAGCGTCGTCCCCGCCGCGATGGTCCACGGCCCGAGCGCGCCGGTCCGCCTCCGCGTCCGGCTCGTCGAGTACCTGGGCTCCGAGCGGATCCTGCACGGCGTCATCGAGGGTGGCCGCTTCGACGGGCGCAAGGTCGTCTCTCGCGTCGCCACCGCCGCGAGCGGCGAGCTCGGAGAGGGGGCGGTCCACGACTTCGCCGTGCCGGCGAGCGAGGTGAAGTTCTTCGACCGGGCGACCGGCAAGCGCTGCCCCCCGCGGGAGCTCTCGTGGCGGTGA
- a CDS encoding carbohydrate ABC transporter permease, producing the protein MAVTGAALERAAPRRRRRVSGATRLGVALFSPAVIYIAALLGLPLALAFLYSVGDVTVGSVGYGFVGLENFRSVLESPSFRRALANSFVFTIASQVVVIVCANALALALRDRFRGRGLVRFLVLLPWVAPISLGAIGWKWILDSIYSVVNWVLAQLHLVNLFDPPMWLGEPGLAMASVVAVHSWRMIPFSTVILLAGLTSIPKEIPEAAAVDGAGFWRTHFEITLPMMRPIINVAVLFGVVFTFTDMTVVYILTRGGPYDTTQVLPSLAFQTGVLGSDLAEGAAISMFLVPILVAVAALMLRVAHRAEVA; encoded by the coding sequence GTGGCGGTGACGGGCGCGGCGCTCGAGCGGGCGGCGCCGCGGCGGCGGCGGCGGGTGAGCGGCGCGACGCGGCTCGGGGTCGCGCTCTTCTCGCCGGCCGTGATCTACATCGCGGCCCTGCTCGGGCTGCCGCTCGCGCTGGCCTTCCTCTACAGCGTCGGAGACGTGACCGTCGGCTCGGTCGGGTACGGGTTCGTCGGCCTGGAGAACTTCCGGAGCGTCCTCGAGAGCCCGAGCTTCCGGCGGGCGCTCGCGAACTCCTTCGTCTTCACCATCGCGTCGCAGGTCGTCGTGATCGTCTGCGCGAACGCGCTCGCGCTCGCCCTGCGCGACCGGTTCCGGGGGCGCGGCCTCGTCCGCTTCCTCGTCCTGCTCCCCTGGGTCGCCCCCATCAGCCTGGGGGCCATCGGATGGAAGTGGATCCTCGACTCCATCTACTCGGTCGTGAACTGGGTGCTCGCGCAGCTCCACCTGGTGAACCTCTTCGACCCGCCGATGTGGCTCGGCGAGCCCGGCCTCGCCATGGCCTCGGTCGTCGCGGTCCACTCCTGGCGGATGATCCCGTTCTCGACCGTGATCCTCCTCGCCGGGCTCACCTCCATCCCGAAGGAGATCCCCGAGGCCGCCGCCGTGGACGGCGCCGGGTTCTGGCGCACGCACTTCGAGATCACGCTCCCGATGATGCGGCCGATCATCAACGTCGCGGTCCTCTTCGGCGTGGTGTTCACCTTCACGGACATGACGGTGGTCTACATCCTGACCCGTGGCGGTCCCTACGACACGACCCAGGTCCTCCCTTCGCTCGCGTTCCAGACCGGCGTGCTCGGGTCCGATCTGGCCGAGGGCGCGGCCATCTCCATGTTCCTCGTCCCGATCCTCGTGGCGGTCGCCGCGCTCATGCTGCGCGTCGCGCACCGCGCCGAGGTGGCCTAG
- a CDS encoding carbohydrate ABC transporter permease: protein MAGPRRSPLTRAGRWVIVLGFAALLAFPFYWMGITAFKQTGDLYNVEHNPFIFNAAPTLVHLKLLFEETLFLRWFWNTTLAGAAVVAITLVLAVPAAWALARLTGRWGQQLGIGIFLTYLVPPTLLFIPMSRVVAELGLQDTLWAIIVTYPTFTVPFSIWLLMGFFKAIPRDLEDAALVDGLTRFGAFVKLVIPISVSGILTVVIFSFTLVTQEFVYALTFISSAEHQTVGVGVPIYLVRGDVYYWGSLMAACLITSLPIAVVYNLFLDRFIAGFTVGAVK, encoded by the coding sequence ATGGCAGGCCCGCGGAGATCACCGCTCACGCGCGCCGGGCGCTGGGTCATCGTGCTCGGGTTCGCCGCGCTGCTCGCGTTCCCCTTCTACTGGATGGGGATCACCGCCTTCAAGCAGACGGGCGATCTCTACAACGTCGAGCACAACCCCTTCATCTTCAACGCCGCGCCGACCCTCGTGCACCTGAAGCTGCTCTTCGAGGAGACGCTGTTCCTGCGCTGGTTCTGGAACACGACCCTCGCCGGCGCGGCGGTGGTGGCCATCACGCTCGTGCTGGCGGTCCCGGCGGCCTGGGCGCTGGCGCGGCTCACCGGACGGTGGGGGCAGCAGCTCGGGATCGGGATCTTCCTCACCTACCTCGTCCCGCCCACGCTGCTCTTCATCCCGATGTCGCGCGTGGTGGCGGAGCTCGGCCTGCAGGACACGCTCTGGGCGATCATCGTGACCTACCCGACGTTCACCGTGCCGTTCTCGATCTGGCTGCTCATGGGGTTCTTCAAGGCGATCCCGCGCGACCTCGAGGACGCCGCGCTCGTGGACGGGCTCACCCGCTTCGGCGCGTTCGTGAAGCTCGTCATCCCCATCTCCGTCTCGGGGATCCTCACCGTCGTCATCTTCTCCTTCACCCTCGTCACGCAGGAGTTCGTCTACGCGCTCACGTTCATCTCCTCCGCGGAGCACCAGACGGTGGGCGTGGGGGTTCCGATCTACCTCGTGCGCGGCGACGTCTACTACTGGGGCTCGCTCATGGCGGCCTGCCTCATTACGAGCCTCCCGATCGCCGTCGTCTACAACCTGTTCCTCGACCGCTTCATCGCCGGCTTCACGGTCGGCGCGGTGAAGTGA
- a CDS encoding CoA-acylating methylmalonate-semialdehyde dehydrogenase produces MASNVSPARGQPPAPLPLLVDGAARPAEAAEAAPVLEPATGRTLAQVPLCGPADVDTAVRAAAAAFPAWRATPVPERVQVLFRYKALLEREQDALAASVSRENGKLLADARNEVRRGIEVVDFACGMPTLAQGRTVEGIARGVDSHTWRVPVGVVAGICPFNFPAMIPLWMFPIAIAAGNTFVLKPSERTPMTGLRLAELLHEAGLPPGVLDVVHGGRDAVDALLDHPLVRAVSFVGSEGVARHVYARAAANGKRVQAMAGAKNHLLVLPDADLELTVAAVMGSAFGAAGQRCLAGSVLVAVDGAAEPLLERLTREARAARVGDPFAADSAMGPVIREDARDRVRRFIETGLAEGAALLVDGREAAAVGDGYFIGPTLFDGVRPESALAREEIFGPLLATVRAGSVEEAVALANRARYGNAASIFTSSGRAAAYFRRNVEAGMIGVNVGVAAPMAFFPFAGWKSSFFGDLHATGEDAVRFYTETRVVIERWA; encoded by the coding sequence ATGGCCAGCAACGTCTCCCCAGCGCGGGGCCAGCCCCCGGCGCCGCTCCCGCTGCTCGTGGACGGCGCGGCCCGTCCCGCCGAGGCCGCCGAGGCGGCGCCCGTCCTCGAGCCGGCCACCGGCAGGACGCTCGCGCAGGTCCCGCTCTGCGGCCCGGCCGACGTCGACACGGCGGTCCGGGCCGCCGCGGCGGCGTTCCCGGCCTGGCGCGCCACGCCCGTGCCGGAGCGCGTCCAGGTGCTGTTCCGCTACAAGGCGCTCCTCGAGCGGGAGCAGGACGCGCTCGCGGCGTCGGTGTCGCGCGAGAACGGCAAGCTCCTCGCCGACGCGCGCAACGAGGTCCGCCGCGGGATCGAGGTGGTCGACTTCGCCTGCGGCATGCCGACGCTCGCGCAGGGCCGGACGGTGGAGGGGATCGCCCGCGGCGTCGACTCGCACACCTGGCGAGTCCCGGTCGGCGTGGTCGCGGGGATCTGCCCGTTCAACTTCCCGGCGATGATCCCGCTGTGGATGTTCCCCATCGCCATCGCGGCGGGGAACACCTTCGTCCTGAAGCCGTCCGAGCGGACGCCCATGACCGGGCTGCGGCTCGCCGAGCTGCTGCACGAGGCGGGGCTGCCCCCCGGCGTCCTCGACGTCGTGCACGGGGGTCGCGACGCGGTGGACGCCCTGCTCGATCACCCGCTCGTGCGGGCCGTCTCCTTCGTCGGCTCGGAGGGGGTGGCCCGCCACGTCTACGCCCGCGCCGCCGCGAACGGCAAGCGCGTGCAGGCGATGGCGGGCGCGAAGAACCACCTGCTCGTGCTGCCCGACGCCGATCTGGAGCTCACCGTCGCGGCGGTGATGGGCTCCGCGTTCGGCGCGGCCGGCCAGCGCTGCCTCGCGGGCAGCGTGCTCGTCGCGGTCGACGGCGCCGCGGAGCCGCTGCTCGAGCGGCTCACCCGCGAGGCACGCGCGGCGCGCGTCGGAGATCCGTTCGCGGCCGACTCCGCCATGGGTCCGGTCATCCGCGAGGACGCGCGCGACCGCGTGCGGCGCTTCATCGAGACCGGGCTCGCCGAGGGCGCCGCGCTCCTCGTCGACGGGCGCGAGGCGGCGGCCGTCGGCGACGGGTACTTCATCGGGCCGACCCTCTTCGACGGCGTGCGGCCGGAGTCGGCGCTCGCCCGCGAGGAGATCTTCGGCCCGCTCCTCGCCACGGTGCGGGCGGGGAGCGTCGAGGAGGCGGTCGCGCTCGCCAACCGCGCGCGCTACGGCAACGCCGCCAGCATCTTCACCTCGAGCGGCCGCGCCGCCGCCTACTTCCGCCGCAACGTCGAGGCCGGGATGATCGGCGTGAACGTGGGGGTCGCCGCGCCCATGGCGTTCTTCCCGTTCGCCGGCTGGAAGAGCTCGTTCTTCGGCGACCTGCACGCCACCGGCGAGGACGCGGTCCGCTTCTACACGGAGACCCGGGTGGTCATCGAGCGATGGGCCTGA
- a CDS encoding NADPH-dependent FMN reductase, whose translation MRVLAFAGSLRKESWNHKLVVLAGEIARREGAEVDVARFSEFDMPIYDGDRDRAEGLPAGALELKRRVEAAQAILLAAPEYNYSIAGPLKNAIDWVSRARPMPWRGRSVFLLAAAPSPMGGIRGLWQTRIPLEGCGALVFPDMFALARANEAFDEGGRLRDAALAERLERDVVGFVRMAEAVAPVCEGARTKDEKARQEEIAAALEDESRIQPPSR comes from the coding sequence ATGAGAGTGCTCGCGTTCGCGGGTTCGCTGCGCAAGGAGTCCTGGAACCACAAGCTCGTCGTGCTCGCGGGCGAGATCGCGCGGCGGGAGGGCGCGGAGGTGGACGTCGCGCGCTTCTCCGAGTTCGACATGCCGATCTACGACGGCGACCGCGACCGGGCGGAGGGGCTGCCCGCGGGCGCGCTCGAGCTGAAGCGCCGGGTCGAGGCCGCGCAGGCGATCCTGCTCGCCGCGCCGGAGTACAACTACTCCATCGCGGGGCCGCTCAAGAACGCCATCGACTGGGTGTCGCGCGCCCGGCCCATGCCCTGGCGCGGGCGGAGCGTGTTCCTCCTCGCCGCCGCTCCCTCCCCGATGGGCGGGATCCGGGGGCTCTGGCAGACCCGCATCCCGCTCGAGGGCTGCGGGGCGCTCGTCTTCCCGGACATGTTCGCGCTCGCCCGGGCGAACGAGGCGTTCGACGAGGGCGGCCGCCTCCGCGACGCGGCGCTCGCCGAGCGGCTCGAGCGCGACGTCGTCGGCTTCGTCCGCATGGCCGAGGCGGTCGCGCCGGTTTGCGAGGGCGCCCGCACGAAGGACGAGAAGGCCCGCCAGGAGGAGATCGCCGCCGCGCTCGAGGACGAGTCCAGGATCCAGCCTCCTTCGCGCTGA
- a CDS encoding ThiF family adenylyltransferase: MRVLDAVVRAIEAELAAHAPERGGALVGPRGVPLVTELVPDPQAAATPSTYRPSRALDARVKALERDEGLELKGLVHSHPALLDAPSAQDVAELAEGLARNGHIAIYLAPIVTRGPGPLGPHELALPSGKISFFAARRTAHGPEVSPLRVAIVPLLRDAERLARELDGVAAGVTVVDVGDAALPAARVRADELELLVVVGDGYPTLPPLVLATRAGGDTEQLSIPWPLGAPEEVRLCTAVRTAVEPPGPYRPVYGPPGGPGLTSNPERARLAGWARRLAGGEPALVAEGLRTALLARGAGTAGDSLRERRVLVAGCGSVGSYVAEQLARSGVGALSLVDPETVEAVNLSRTSYEVGDVGRLKVEALARRLLAVQPALQIEVLACAVDALGPEALDAQVRAADLVVAATDDPAAQRALDRFAYGRGRPAVLVGLYAGAQGGEVVMTVPGRTPCYLCATRTRGALERAGGVAREVDYGTARLRGEIALGADVHHVASAAVKLGLSLLLAGSDAPLAGVAEGALAAGTPYLTLSTVAEYWFYPQVFGETPGQHAYQSVWLTPSPRADCPVCGDPAGRVDPRDVPLRGPRRDALQQALREDP; the protein is encoded by the coding sequence GTGCGCGTCCTCGACGCCGTCGTCCGCGCGATCGAGGCGGAGCTCGCGGCACACGCCCCCGAGCGCGGCGGCGCCCTCGTCGGCCCGCGCGGCGTGCCGCTCGTCACCGAGCTCGTCCCCGATCCTCAGGCGGCGGCGACGCCCTCGACCTACCGCCCCTCGCGCGCGCTCGACGCGCGGGTCAAGGCGCTCGAGCGCGACGAGGGGCTCGAGCTGAAGGGCCTCGTCCACTCCCACCCCGCGCTGCTCGACGCGCCCTCGGCCCAGGACGTCGCGGAGCTCGCGGAGGGGCTGGCGCGCAACGGCCACATCGCGATCTACCTCGCGCCCATCGTGACCCGCGGGCCTGGCCCGCTCGGCCCGCACGAGCTCGCCCTCCCCTCCGGGAAGATCTCGTTCTTCGCCGCCAGGCGGACGGCGCACGGCCCCGAGGTGAGCCCCCTGCGCGTCGCGATCGTGCCGCTCCTCCGCGACGCCGAGCGGCTCGCGCGCGAGCTCGACGGCGTCGCCGCGGGCGTGACGGTGGTGGACGTGGGTGACGCCGCCCTTCCGGCGGCGAGGGTGCGCGCGGACGAGCTCGAGCTCCTCGTGGTCGTGGGCGACGGCTATCCCACGCTGCCGCCGCTCGTGCTCGCCACGCGCGCAGGGGGCGACACCGAGCAGCTCTCCATCCCCTGGCCGCTCGGGGCGCCGGAGGAGGTCCGGCTCTGCACCGCGGTGCGCACCGCCGTCGAGCCGCCCGGGCCGTATCGCCCCGTCTACGGTCCGCCCGGCGGGCCGGGGCTCACCTCGAATCCGGAGCGGGCGAGGCTGGCCGGGTGGGCTCGGCGGCTCGCCGGCGGCGAGCCGGCGCTGGTGGCGGAGGGGCTGCGCACCGCGCTGCTCGCGCGCGGCGCGGGTACGGCCGGGGACTCGCTGCGGGAGCGGCGCGTCCTCGTCGCGGGGTGCGGATCGGTGGGGTCGTACGTCGCCGAGCAACTCGCGCGGAGCGGGGTGGGCGCGCTCTCCCTCGTGGATCCCGAGACGGTCGAGGCGGTGAACCTCTCGCGGACGTCGTACGAGGTGGGCGATGTCGGCCGCCTCAAGGTCGAGGCGCTCGCGCGCCGCCTCCTCGCCGTCCAGCCGGCGCTCCAGATCGAGGTCCTCGCCTGCGCCGTCGACGCGCTCGGACCCGAGGCGCTCGACGCGCAGGTGCGCGCGGCCGACCTCGTCGTCGCCGCGACCGACGATCCCGCCGCGCAGCGCGCCCTCGATCGCTTCGCCTACGGCCGGGGTCGGCCTGCGGTCCTCGTCGGCCTCTACGCGGGCGCGCAGGGCGGCGAGGTGGTGATGACGGTGCCCGGCCGCACGCCCTGCTACCTGTGCGCGACGCGCACGCGCGGCGCCCTCGAGCGCGCGGGCGGCGTCGCGCGAGAGGTCGACTACGGCACGGCGCGCCTGCGCGGCGAGATCGCCCTCGGCGCGGACGTCCACCACGTGGCGAGCGCGGCGGTGAAGCTCGGGCTGTCGCTGCTCCTCGCCGGGAGCGACGCCCCCCTGGCCGGCGTCGCCGAGGGCGCGCTCGCAGCGGGGACGCCGTACCTCACCCTCTCCACCGTCGCGGAGTACTGGTTCTACCCGCAGGTCTTCGGAGAGACGCCCGGGCAGCACGCCTACCAGAGCGTCTGGCTCACGCCCTCCCCGCGCGCCGACTGCCCGGTGTGCGGCGATCCTGCCGGGCGCGTCGATCCCCGCGACGTGCCGCTCCGTGGGCCGCGCCGCGACGCGCTCCAGCAGGCGCTGCGCGAGGACCCCTGA